DNA from Polaribacter sp. NJDZ03:
TGGTTTGTAGTACTTGTTGGTAGAAAATATTGATTGGTTGTTGCTTTAGGTGTTTTACCGTTTTCTATTATGTTATTTTCTTTTTTAGCATCTAATAGTTCTTCAGAACCTAAAACAGCTACTAATATAATAATGGCTATGATGGATAGTATTTGTTTTTTTTTCAAGGTGATTATTTTAAGTTGTAAAGGTATGAAAGAATGAGAAGATGGAATTTACTCTTTAAAATTATCAATCACTTTTTCTAATCAATCTATAATTATTTGGCTAAAGCCAATATTTTACATATTAATTAAACACAGACTAAAGTCTGTGACAATTCATGAAATCAATATAAACATGAGATTTTAATTACCTGTAACACAATGGATTTAGCCCAAATGTTGTTTGTTTTTTATCCTTTTCAACGCAAAAAATGTTCTTCTATTCAGACGAAAGTCTGTGACAATTGATAAACTGAATATAAGCATGAAGTTTTTAATTGACTGTAGATTTATCTGCAGGTCTTTAAATATTTGCAACAAAGTGGCTTTAGCCAAAATATGGCTTATCAAACTTATACCTACAAGGTTTTTGAAACCTTGCAGGAAAAATAGACATATTTAAAAATGCTAAAAACCCGCGTTAAGGATTGAAACGGCATCCTTTTTTGTTTTTCTCAAAAAAGATATAGTGGAAAGCCTGTTAAAACGCCCAAAAATAAAACATCTCGATACAATTTTGTAAAAAAAACAAAATCACTCGATGGGACAGTATAAAAAATATGATGTCAGTTAGAGTGAAATTTACTTCATTTTTTCTTGTAACACAATAACTAAAAAAGTTCAAATTAATGAAAATATTCTGCTGTTATAAGATTCCTCAATCGTCTAAAAAGACTCATTTCGGAATGACAGAAAAAAAAGAAAAACCCTTTCAAATTAATGAAAGGGTTTTCAGGTATTATGAGATTTCTCAATCGCCCAAAAAGGCTCATTTCGAAATGACAGAATAATTTTATGAATTCAAGTTGCTACTAAAAACCAACAACTAAAACCTAAAAACTATTTCTAGTATCTATAGTGTTCTGGCTTATAAGGACCATCTACAGTTACACCAATATAAGAGGCTTGCTCTTCGCGTAATTCTGTAAGCTCTACTCCTATTTTAGCTAAGTGTAATTTTGCTACTTTTTCATCTAAATGTTTTGGTAACATGTACACTTCGTTTTCATAAGCATCTCTGTTTTTCCAAAGTTCTATTTGTGCTAAAGTTTGGTTTGTAAATGAGTTACTCATTACAAAACTTGGGTGACCGGTTGCACAACCTAAGTTTACCAAACGACCTTCTGCTAATAAAATAATATCGTTTCCGTTAATGTTATATTTATCAACCTGAGGTTTAATAGTGTCTTTTGTGTGACCGTGATTACCGTTTAACCAAGCCATGTCAATTTCATTATCAAAGTGCCCAATGTTACATACAATAACTTTGTCTTTCATTGCTTCGAAATGACGACCTTGTATAATATCTTTGTTTCCTGTAGTTGTAATAATAATGTCTGAATTACCAACAACAGTTTCTAATTTCTTAACTTCAAAACCGTCCATTGCAGCTTGTAAAGCACAAATAGGATCGATTTCTGTAACCGTAACAATAGAACCTGCTCCTTTAAATGATGCTGCTGTTCCTTTACCTACATCTCCGTAACCACATACAGTAACACGTTTACCTGCTAACATAATATCTGTTGCTCTACGAATTGCATCTACTGCAGATTCTTTACAACCATATTTGTTATCGAATTTAGATTTTGTAACAGAATCGTTTACGTTAATTGCTGGCATTGGTAAAGTTCCTGCTTTTACTCTTTCATAAAGT
Protein-coding regions in this window:
- the ahcY gene encoding adenosylhomocysteinase; the protein is MSTKLAYVPNKVKDISLADWGRKEILLAEAEMPGLMSLREEYKNEQPLKGARIAGCLHMTIQTAVLIETLQALGAEVTWSSCNIFSTQDQAAAAIAAAGTAVYAWKGLTEEEFDWCIEQTLFFGEDRKPLNLILDDGGDLTNMVLDKYPELAAGINGLSEETTTGVHRLYERVKAGTLPMPAINVNDSVTKSKFDNKYGCKESAVDAIRRATDIMLAGKRVTVCGYGDVGKGTAASFKGAGSIVTVTEIDPICALQAAMDGFEVKKLETVVGNSDIIITTTGNKDIIQGRHFEAMKDKVIVCNIGHFDNEIDMAWLNGNHGHTKDTIKPQVDKYNINGNDIILLAEGRLVNLGCATGHPSFVMSNSFTNQTLAQIELWKNRDAYENEVYMLPKHLDEKVAKLHLAKIGVELTELREEQASYIGVTVDGPYKPEHYRY